One stretch of Chitinophaga pendula DNA includes these proteins:
- a CDS encoding TetR/AcrR family transcriptional regulator, which translates to MAISDRKERERQEMRKLIISAALKMFVEEGYEKTSIRKIADKIEYSPATLYLYYKDKDELLYEVQREAFSQLYETFLAHATARHPMERLEQLARLYIKFAAEHPDLYDLMFILRSPMKAVEDEEKEWENGLACFNYLQTCINECIEQGLIRFTNPPVAGLTLWSMVHGVVSLNIRCRFKILRLENETQVTAIIDASVDQFLTLIKT; encoded by the coding sequence ATGGCTATTTCTGATAGAAAAGAGCGGGAAAGGCAGGAAATGCGCAAGCTGATTATCTCTGCTGCTTTAAAGATGTTTGTAGAGGAGGGCTATGAAAAGACCTCTATCCGCAAGATAGCGGATAAGATTGAGTATAGCCCTGCGACCCTCTATCTTTATTATAAAGACAAGGATGAATTGTTGTACGAAGTGCAAAGGGAAGCATTTAGCCAGTTATACGAGACATTTCTTGCACATGCTACTGCCAGGCACCCGATGGAACGACTAGAGCAACTGGCAAGACTTTATATAAAGTTTGCTGCTGAACATCCGGACCTCTATGATCTGATGTTTATTCTGCGGTCACCTATGAAAGCCGTAGAAGATGAAGAAAAGGAATGGGAAAATGGGCTGGCCTGCTTCAATTACCTGCAGACCTGTATCAACGAATGTATCGAACAGGGCCTGATACGATTTACCAATCCCCCTGTAGCCGGGCTGACCTTATGGTCTATGGTACATGGGGTGGTTTCCTTAAATATCCGTTGCCGGTTCAAGATATTGCGACTAGAAAACGAGACACAGGTGACGGCCATTATCGATGCGTCGGTGGATCAGTTCCTGACGCTCATCAAAACATAA
- a CDS encoding DUF4350 domain-containing protein, which produces MNTISISLLIFYQGQSLSAQAITAAKQSLTATLDLYYNNEYRKDKQGNVSRWHYTWEETDYGGYSDWAACFHKAGVLTDTLSVAPTAALLKHTDIYIIADPDTEKETAQPHFMNDKEAAVIYNWVKKGGVLVIMQNDSANAEHKNFNRLTERFGIHFNEDSHNRVQGKQYEQGAFLLPPDHEIFKGIQKVYIKEIASQQLTPPARAVYEKDGHVFMSVSKVGKGTVFAVGDPWFYNEYTDGKRLSSDYENYAAAQALVYWLVAQTRHPSAKKI; this is translated from the coding sequence TTGAACACTATCAGCATATCACTGCTGATATTCTATCAGGGACAAAGCCTCTCTGCACAGGCTATTACTGCTGCTAAACAATCTCTGACAGCAACGCTTGACCTCTATTACAATAATGAATACAGGAAGGATAAGCAAGGGAATGTGTCCCGCTGGCATTATACCTGGGAGGAGACTGACTATGGAGGTTATTCTGACTGGGCTGCCTGTTTTCATAAGGCAGGGGTACTTACAGATACCCTGTCTGTTGCGCCAACGGCAGCGCTATTGAAACATACCGATATTTACATCATCGCTGATCCGGATACGGAGAAGGAGACAGCACAACCGCATTTTATGAATGATAAGGAGGCGGCTGTTATTTATAACTGGGTGAAAAAAGGAGGGGTACTTGTCATTATGCAAAACGACTCTGCCAATGCGGAGCACAAGAATTTTAACCGTTTAACGGAACGTTTTGGTATTCATTTTAATGAAGACAGTCATAACCGGGTACAGGGAAAACAATATGAACAAGGAGCTTTTCTTCTCCCGCCGGATCATGAAATATTCAAAGGCATTCAAAAGGTATATATTAAGGAGATAGCCAGTCAGCAACTTACTCCACCTGCCCGTGCGGTCTATGAAAAGGACGGTCATGTATTTATGTCGGTATCGAAAGTAGGGAAGGGGACCGTATTTGCGGTAGGTGATCCGTGGTTTTATAATGAATATACAGATGGAAAAAGACTAAGCTCCGACTATGAAAATTATGCGGCAGCACAGGCTTTGGTCTACTGGCTGGTAGCACAGACCCGGCATCCTTCTGCTAAAAAGATTTAA
- a CDS encoding SusC/RagA family TonB-linked outer membrane protein produces MKKNNHVMTRTGVLALLLLFISLMGFAQSRTITGKVTDASGPLVNVSIQVKGTTTGAYTNAEGNFSLKVPSNAAVLVIRYVGMETQEVPVGEQSVVNVTMKSTAGDLNEVVVVGYGTQKRSDLTGAVGSVKAAELQQRPAVSLEQALAGRIAGVNVSTNSGRPGGRTRVQIRGFSSINAGVDPLYVVDGIIWIGGIGSINPNDIESIDVLKDASATAIYGTRGTNGVIMVTTKRGRKGSSGVSYDGFMSVSKMARKQKVLNSREWLMVEEQAYKNAAKFDPDGFAQGKYKDPIEKRKQYIGKLFDANLNPLYDVDWQDEATRTAISQAHNLSYTGSDEKTNYGLFLGYQNDNGIIKNSYLKRYNVRAVLDRQMTDWLKVGGTIAYSNIEERRSDESTGANNVPRQMIEMVPFIPYKYPDGTFGYRKDYEGLEGGDNPLTQLQEVKRLYKTSLFNGNTYVNMKLIKGLEFTSTFGVNIRNQSNPYFKSTFSDLDGGLGNNYAEIYNEDQKFWQWSNNLNYNTEFGKDHKLNVLLGTELQHSELQTYKANARNFPDNYFEWNKLQLGAIAPGSESSWIGEKMASFFGRVFYTFKDKYLLTITGRADGSSKFGSDNKFAFFPSAAFAWRASEEEFLKNSKVISNLKVRTSAGVTGNSGITAYTSRSNMKATDLYVFNGTRTPTFQIDNLGNSGLKWEKTAQYDLGVDIGFLENRISLSADAYIKKTTDLLLAAPVPATSGYTTMLRNIGSLQNVGVDLSLNTVNIQRKDFTWNTTLNFSWFKNKITALGSNNEDIFMLPDFLGRTNILRVGQSVASFYGYVREGTWSEAEAAQAARYGRKPGDLKFKDLNNDGQINNDDRQIIGKGIPDFYGTFLNSFRYKQFDLVLELQYSYGNDVFKLTEHSSEDRVGIANSYKTVLDAWTPQNQNTPIAQWRATGAGYDSRLDTRKVEDGSFIRGKNVALGYTLKPEVAKRLKLSNLRVYVSAQNFFLLTKYTGYDPETSTWDDTFAQGIQFHDYPKARTFTLGLNVNF; encoded by the coding sequence ATGAAGAAGAACAACCATGTAATGACCAGGACAGGGGTCTTAGCCTTGTTACTGCTGTTCATTTCCTTGATGGGGTTTGCACAGAGCCGTACTATCACCGGTAAGGTGACAGATGCATCCGGCCCCCTGGTAAATGTATCCATCCAGGTGAAAGGAACTACCACTGGCGCCTACACCAACGCTGAGGGTAATTTCTCCCTGAAAGTACCTTCTAATGCTGCCGTATTGGTGATCCGTTACGTAGGCATGGAAACACAGGAAGTCCCTGTAGGGGAACAGTCTGTGGTAAACGTCACCATGAAGTCAACTGCCGGCGACCTCAATGAGGTGGTTGTAGTAGGTTATGGTACGCAGAAAAGATCTGACCTGACCGGTGCTGTTGGTAGTGTAAAAGCTGCCGAACTGCAGCAACGTCCGGCTGTGAGCCTTGAGCAGGCGCTGGCTGGCCGTATTGCCGGTGTGAACGTATCTACTAACTCCGGTCGTCCCGGTGGCCGTACCAGGGTACAGATCCGTGGTTTCAGCTCCATCAACGCTGGTGTAGACCCGCTCTATGTAGTAGATGGTATCATCTGGATCGGAGGTATCGGTTCTATCAACCCCAATGATATAGAGAGCATCGATGTATTGAAAGATGCATCTGCGACAGCGATATATGGTACCCGCGGTACCAATGGTGTGATCATGGTGACTACTAAACGTGGCCGTAAAGGTTCCAGTGGTGTTAGTTATGATGGATTCATGAGTGTGAGCAAAATGGCACGTAAGCAAAAAGTACTGAACTCCAGAGAGTGGCTGATGGTAGAAGAGCAGGCATATAAAAATGCAGCTAAATTCGATCCGGATGGTTTCGCGCAGGGTAAGTACAAAGATCCCATCGAAAAAAGAAAACAATATATCGGTAAACTCTTCGATGCCAACCTGAATCCACTATATGATGTGGACTGGCAGGACGAAGCTACCCGTACTGCTATCAGCCAGGCGCACAACCTGTCTTATACCGGTAGTGACGAAAAAACCAACTATGGTTTATTCCTGGGATACCAGAACGACAACGGTATCATTAAAAACTCTTACCTCAAACGTTACAATGTAAGAGCGGTATTAGATCGCCAGATGACGGACTGGTTGAAAGTAGGCGGTACGATCGCTTACTCCAACATTGAAGAAAGAAGATCAGACGAAAGCACCGGTGCTAACAACGTTCCCCGTCAGATGATCGAAATGGTGCCTTTCATTCCTTACAAATATCCTGATGGTACTTTCGGTTACCGTAAGGACTATGAAGGTCTTGAAGGTGGTGACAACCCGCTCACACAGCTGCAGGAAGTAAAACGCCTCTATAAGACCAGCCTGTTCAACGGTAACACCTATGTGAACATGAAGCTAATCAAAGGCCTGGAATTTACCAGTACATTCGGTGTGAACATCCGTAACCAGAGCAACCCTTATTTCAAGAGCACTTTCTCTGACCTGGATGGTGGTTTAGGTAATAACTATGCAGAGATCTATAATGAAGATCAGAAATTCTGGCAGTGGTCTAACAACCTGAACTATAATACGGAGTTTGGCAAAGACCATAAACTGAATGTATTGCTCGGTACTGAGTTACAGCACAGCGAACTGCAGACTTACAAGGCAAACGCCAGGAACTTCCCGGATAACTATTTCGAATGGAACAAGCTGCAACTTGGTGCGATCGCTCCTGGTTCAGAATCTTCCTGGATAGGAGAGAAGATGGCCTCTTTCTTCGGCCGTGTGTTCTATACCTTCAAGGATAAATACCTGCTGACCATCACTGGTCGTGCGGATGGTTCTTCCAAATTTGGTAGCGACAACAAATTTGCCTTCTTCCCCTCTGCGGCATTTGCATGGAGGGCTTCTGAAGAAGAATTCCTGAAAAACAGCAAGGTGATCTCTAACCTGAAAGTGAGAACAAGTGCGGGTGTTACCGGTAACTCCGGTATCACTGCATACACCAGCCGTAGCAATATGAAAGCTACTGACCTGTATGTATTCAACGGTACCAGAACGCCTACCTTCCAGATCGATAACCTGGGTAACAGTGGTTTGAAATGGGAGAAAACAGCGCAATATGATCTGGGTGTAGACATCGGATTTTTGGAGAACAGAATCTCTTTGAGCGCAGATGCTTATATCAAAAAGACCACTGACCTGCTGCTGGCAGCTCCGGTACCTGCTACCAGCGGTTATACCACCATGCTGCGTAACATCGGTAGCTTACAGAACGTGGGTGTGGATCTGAGCTTGAATACTGTAAACATCCAGCGTAAAGACTTTACCTGGAACACTACTTTGAACTTCTCCTGGTTTAAGAACAAGATCACGGCACTGGGTAGCAACAACGAAGACATCTTCATGCTGCCTGACTTCCTCGGCAGAACCAACATTCTGCGTGTAGGCCAATCCGTAGCATCTTTTTATGGTTATGTGAGAGAAGGTACCTGGAGTGAAGCAGAAGCTGCACAAGCTGCACGTTATGGCAGAAAACCAGGTGACCTGAAATTCAAAGACCTGAACAACGACGGACAGATCAACAACGACGACCGTCAGATCATCGGTAAAGGTATTCCTGATTTCTATGGTACTTTCCTGAACAGCTTCCGTTACAAACAATTCGACCTGGTACTTGAGCTGCAATACTCTTATGGCAACGATGTGTTCAAACTGACGGAGCACTCTTCTGAAGACCGTGTAGGTATTGCCAACAGTTACAAAACAGTACTGGATGCCTGGACGCCTCAAAACCAGAACACACCGATCGCTCAGTGGAGAGCTACCGGCGCTGGTTATGACTCCAGACTTGATACCCGCAAAGTGGAAGATGGTTCTTTCATCCGTGGTAAGAACGTGGCATTGGGTTACACGCTTAAACCAGAAGTGGCCAAACGTTTAAAGTTGAGCAATCTCCGTGTGTATGTATCTGCGCAGAACTTCTTCCTGCTCACCAAATACACCGGTTACGATCCGGAGACCAGTACCTGGGATGATACTTTCGCACAGGGTATCCAGTTCCACGATTATCCTAAAGCAAGAACATTCACACTGGGTCTCAACGTAAACTTCTAA
- a CDS encoding RagB/SusD family nutrient uptake outer membrane protein, whose protein sequence is MKFNIKRLGYAAMLGAIVATGSGCKKYLEEENRSAIEQDKFYANEAQAKSGVAGVYEKMKKLLNGDGYGESPFISLELPVGHATTLGQSFFNLQLIKHTAGSELTSFKTVWVEFYNGVANANLALTKLTATPMDENAKKALIGEVSFLRAFYYFHLVRLYGDIPLITARVDANSPDLYPSRATKEQVYDLIVKDLQTAEASGMAQTDRTGRVSLAAVKTLLANVYLTMAGQPLNKGVSHYQLAANKAKEVIDMGAYKLFSDYLFLHDRAHKNQDEFILQVQYQSGIYTNSLAQYIIPEKSGISKFGDEYGALNPLPAFAATYETGDKRTQERQFFFRSAKLINSATVVNFGYPALFKYWYEEAGGANGDLQSDQNLTLMRLPETFLIYAEAKNEATGADDLAFQVVDSIRHRALLPSLNRGLTKDQFREAVWKERYHELCFENKAYFDLQRTRKAYDLKNNRFVDLVGYTNENGATFTEKYLLWPIPQTELDANPKLKPNNKGW, encoded by the coding sequence ATGAAATTCAACATAAAGAGATTAGGGTATGCAGCCATGCTGGGAGCGATAGTGGCTACTGGTAGTGGTTGTAAAAAATATCTTGAGGAAGAGAATCGTTCTGCGATCGAGCAGGATAAATTTTACGCGAACGAAGCACAGGCAAAATCTGGTGTGGCGGGTGTGTATGAAAAGATGAAAAAGCTGCTGAATGGAGATGGTTATGGTGAGTCACCGTTTATCTCGCTGGAGTTGCCTGTAGGCCATGCGACTACTTTGGGACAGAGTTTTTTCAACCTGCAGCTGATCAAACATACTGCCGGTTCTGAATTGACGTCTTTCAAAACCGTATGGGTAGAGTTCTACAATGGGGTAGCTAATGCCAACCTGGCATTGACCAAGCTAACTGCTACTCCCATGGATGAAAATGCCAAGAAAGCACTGATCGGCGAGGTATCTTTCCTCAGGGCGTTCTACTATTTCCACCTGGTAAGATTATACGGAGATATTCCGTTGATCACGGCAAGAGTGGACGCGAACAGTCCGGATCTGTATCCTTCCCGTGCTACGAAAGAGCAGGTATATGACCTGATCGTGAAGGATCTACAAACTGCGGAGGCTTCCGGTATGGCACAAACAGACAGGACGGGCAGGGTGTCCCTGGCGGCAGTAAAGACGTTGCTGGCCAATGTGTACCTGACGATGGCTGGTCAGCCGCTGAACAAAGGTGTATCTCACTATCAGCTGGCTGCCAACAAGGCTAAAGAGGTGATCGACATGGGGGCATACAAACTGTTCAGTGATTACCTGTTCCTGCATGACAGGGCGCATAAGAACCAGGATGAGTTTATCCTGCAGGTACAGTATCAATCAGGTATCTATACTAACTCCCTGGCGCAGTACATTATTCCAGAGAAAAGCGGTATCTCTAAATTCGGTGATGAATATGGTGCTCTGAACCCATTGCCGGCGTTTGCAGCTACTTATGAGACTGGAGATAAACGTACACAGGAGCGGCAGTTTTTCTTCAGATCTGCTAAGCTGATCAACAGTGCTACTGTCGTTAATTTCGGCTATCCTGCGCTATTTAAATACTGGTATGAAGAAGCGGGTGGTGCTAACGGCGACCTGCAATCTGATCAGAACCTGACGCTGATGCGTTTGCCGGAAACTTTCCTGATCTATGCGGAAGCTAAGAATGAGGCGACAGGTGCGGATGATCTGGCGTTCCAGGTGGTGGACAGTATCCGTCACAGGGCTTTGCTGCCTTCTTTGAACAGGGGGCTTACCAAAGACCAGTTCCGGGAAGCGGTGTGGAAAGAGCGTTATCATGAGCTATGTTTTGAGAACAAGGCTTACTTCGACCTGCAACGTACCCGTAAGGCTTATGATCTGAAGAACAACCGTTTTGTGGATCTGGTGGGTTATACTAACGAAAACGGTGCTACTTTTACAGAGAAGTATTTGTTATGGCCTATACCGCAAACAGAATTGGATGCAAATCCCAAACTGAAACCTAACAACAAAGGATGGTAG
- a CDS encoding ROK family protein, producing the protein MDQEIVLGIDIGGSHITAAPVNLQTRTVVKGVPVRSHVDARGTADSIIDAWVGVIDDCFGQHNISVKRIGIAMPGPFDYEQGISLMKNQDKYDALYGLNVKELLAARLGITPGQIRFMNDAGCFLQGEVFGGAAQGHRDVIGITLGTGLGSARYHDGLAQDADLWCMPFEGGIAEDYLCTRWFVKRYEELSGKQVANVKELAGYLSGNGPATQVFEEFGHNLALFLESFIRMDHPEVIVVGGNIANAAERFFPAIQTYLQKKDIHIGLCQASLGETAAIIGAASCWYQV; encoded by the coding sequence ATGGACCAAGAGATCGTATTGGGAATTGACATTGGTGGATCGCATATTACGGCGGCACCTGTTAACCTACAAACAAGAACGGTAGTCAAAGGCGTACCGGTCAGAAGCCATGTGGATGCCAGGGGAACGGCAGACAGTATCATAGATGCCTGGGTAGGTGTTATTGATGACTGTTTTGGGCAGCATAATATCAGCGTGAAGCGGATAGGTATTGCTATGCCAGGCCCTTTTGATTATGAGCAAGGTATCTCTCTGATGAAGAACCAGGATAAGTATGATGCACTGTATGGATTGAATGTAAAGGAGCTGCTAGCGGCCAGGCTGGGTATTACGCCCGGTCAGATACGCTTTATGAATGATGCAGGTTGTTTCCTGCAGGGAGAAGTATTTGGGGGTGCTGCCCAGGGGCATCGTGATGTCATTGGTATTACGCTGGGTACCGGATTGGGATCGGCCCGTTACCATGATGGTCTGGCGCAGGATGCGGATCTGTGGTGTATGCCTTTCGAAGGAGGTATTGCGGAGGATTATTTATGTACCCGTTGGTTTGTTAAACGCTATGAAGAGTTGTCGGGTAAGCAGGTAGCTAACGTAAAGGAGTTGGCTGGTTACCTTAGCGGTAATGGACCCGCTACGCAGGTGTTTGAAGAATTCGGACATAACCTGGCGTTGTTCTTGGAGTCTTTTATCCGGATGGATCATCCTGAAGTGATCGTTGTTGGTGGTAATATCGCCAATGCGGCGGAACGGTTTTTCCCCGCTATACAGACCTATCTGCAAAAGAAAGATATTCATATAGGTCTTTGTCAGGCCAGCCTGGGGGAAACAGCTGCTATTATCGGCGCTGCGAGCTGCTGGTATCAGGTATGA
- a CDS encoding trans-sulfuration enzyme family protein gives MSNITQLIHSIPVDELTGAIAVPIYQTSTFVQEAPGVNKGYDYARSNNPTRGTLEQIVAQLEGGAEAAAFSSGLAAIDAVLKLLKSGDEIVAVDDIYGGAFRLFNKVYEKFGIKVHYVDTSDVQAVFNAITPATRLIWLETPTNPTLKISDIAAIASIAKAADCLLCVDNTFASPVLQQPLLLGADIVVHSATKYLGGHSDLIAGLVITRTKELGAEIKFYQNACGAILSPFDSFLLIRGIETVHLRVKQHCINAQAVAEYLQQHPAVDKVYYPGLSSHPGHEIAKRQAKGFGGIVSFTLKDDSEQAALAFVTGTRYFKLAESLGGIKSLLCHPATMTHKSIPDEIRRAAGVADSLIRLSVGLEEVDDLLGDLEQTLQQRVVRKVIDEQPVLVV, from the coding sequence ATGAGCAACATCACACAACTGATCCATTCTATTCCTGTAGACGAGTTAACCGGTGCTATTGCAGTGCCTATTTATCAGACCTCTACGTTTGTGCAGGAGGCGCCAGGTGTCAATAAGGGGTATGACTATGCGCGCAGTAACAATCCTACCCGGGGGACGCTGGAGCAGATCGTGGCGCAGCTGGAAGGAGGCGCTGAGGCGGCTGCATTCTCCAGTGGGCTGGCTGCTATTGATGCGGTATTAAAATTATTGAAGTCGGGCGATGAGATTGTGGCGGTAGATGATATTTACGGCGGAGCTTTCCGGCTTTTCAACAAGGTATACGAGAAGTTCGGCATCAAAGTACATTATGTAGATACGAGTGATGTGCAAGCTGTTTTTAATGCAATCACGCCGGCGACGCGGCTGATATGGTTGGAAACGCCTACCAATCCTACGTTGAAGATCTCTGATATTGCGGCGATTGCCAGTATTGCGAAAGCGGCTGATTGCTTACTGTGCGTAGACAATACTTTTGCTTCTCCGGTGTTGCAGCAGCCATTGTTGCTGGGAGCAGACATTGTGGTGCATAGCGCGACCAAATACCTGGGTGGTCACAGTGACCTGATTGCCGGGCTGGTGATCACTCGTACGAAGGAGCTGGGTGCAGAGATTAAGTTCTACCAGAATGCTTGCGGTGCGATCCTTTCTCCCTTTGATAGTTTCTTGTTGATCAGGGGTATTGAAACGGTGCATTTGCGGGTGAAGCAACACTGTATCAATGCCCAGGCGGTGGCGGAATACCTGCAGCAACATCCGGCGGTAGACAAGGTGTACTATCCCGGATTGAGCAGTCATCCCGGGCATGAGATCGCGAAGCGTCAGGCCAAAGGCTTCGGCGGTATTGTATCCTTTACGTTAAAAGATGACAGTGAACAGGCGGCGCTGGCCTTTGTGACCGGCACCCGTTATTTTAAACTGGCGGAGAGCCTGGGTGGCATTAAGAGTCTGTTATGCCATCCGGCTACGATGACGCATAAGTCCATCCCGGATGAGATACGCCGTGCTGCCGGTGTAGCGGATAGCCTTATTCGTTTGTCGGTGGGATTGGAAGAAGTAGATGATCTGCTTGGGGATTTGGAGCAAACCTTGCAGCAGCGTGTGGTGCGGAAGGTGATAGATGAGCAGCCAGTATTAGTTGTATAA